A single window of Fervidicoccus fontis Kam940 DNA harbors:
- a CDS encoding FAD-dependent oxidoreductase, with product MSNSLDFDAIVVGGGPAGATAAYFLAKKGYNTLLLERGKRYGSKNVYGGKIYSYYVKKLFPEFEKEAPIQRWVNRERYSITYNDSAVTFEYFSPQAPSFTAYLSDFTNWLCKKAEQQGATVISESKATGLIREGDKIVGIEAGEEKVKADVTIIAEGANRILLEKAGLVRPPDPMQVAVGIKETIKLDQKAINERFNIGDNEGLSWLFLGDVTNGLPDGAFLYTFKDAVSVGAVVTLGTAIDSINEHIYNFAEKLRIHPVMRNLLKDGEIVEYAAHLTVVDVESFIPEKLSGNGYMIIGDAGGLLANMGYTFRGVDFAMYSGYLAAEAYEKIRNNKESWNAFDSMVRSSSMFEEIMRYRKVHEVVKNPKLLTSYPKLLSDLMASKFHIEEKTATFKDAFFETLKKDNVGVVSLLRDLLNMVSSL from the coding sequence ATGAGTAACAGTCTAGATTTTGATGCAATTGTTGTTGGAGGCGGTCCAGCAGGAGCCACAGCTGCATATTTCCTCGCAAAAAAAGGCTACAACACGCTGCTTTTGGAAAGAGGCAAGAGGTATGGCTCCAAAAACGTGTATGGAGGAAAGATCTACTCATACTACGTAAAAAAGCTGTTTCCTGAATTTGAAAAAGAAGCGCCTATCCAGAGATGGGTAAACAGAGAAAGGTACTCTATTACTTACAACGATTCCGCCGTAACGTTCGAGTATTTCTCTCCTCAAGCTCCTAGCTTTACAGCGTATCTGAGCGACTTCACCAATTGGCTATGTAAGAAGGCAGAGCAGCAGGGAGCGACTGTTATATCTGAAAGCAAAGCTACTGGTCTCATCAGAGAGGGGGACAAAATCGTAGGTATAGAGGCAGGAGAGGAAAAAGTGAAGGCTGATGTCACAATAATTGCCGAAGGTGCAAACAGAATACTTTTGGAAAAAGCAGGGTTAGTGAGACCACCTGACCCTATGCAGGTTGCAGTGGGGATAAAAGAAACAATAAAGCTCGATCAAAAAGCGATAAACGAGAGATTCAATATAGGAGATAATGAGGGTCTTTCTTGGCTGTTTTTGGGAGATGTGACTAACGGTCTCCCTGATGGAGCCTTCCTTTACACCTTTAAGGATGCTGTAAGCGTTGGGGCTGTCGTAACGTTAGGTACAGCAATTGATAGTATAAATGAGCACATATACAACTTTGCTGAAAAATTGAGAATTCATCCAGTTATGAGAAATCTCCTCAAAGACGGAGAAATAGTTGAATACGCCGCTCATTTAACAGTAGTTGATGTGGAGAGCTTCATCCCCGAAAAACTTTCAGGAAATGGCTACATGATAATCGGTGATGCTGGCGGACTTTTGGCTAATATGGGCTATACATTTAGGGGTGTAGACTTTGCCATGTATTCTGGGTACCTAGCGGCAGAGGCTTATGAAAAGATAAGAAATAATAAAGAAAGTTGGAATGCGTTCGATTCGATGGTGAGGAGCTCTTCGATGTTTGAAGAAATAATGAGATATAGAAAAGTGCATGAAGTTGTAAAGAATCCAAAGCTACTCACATCATATCCTAAGTTGCTGAGCGATCTTATGGCATCGAAATTCCATATAGAAGAGAAGACCGCAACGTTTAAAGATGCATTTTTTGAAACGCTCAAAAAAGATAACGTTGGAGTGGTATCACTGCTAAGAGATCTACTTAATATGGTGAGTTCGCTATGA
- a CDS encoding acyl-CoA dehydrogenase family protein, with protein sequence MESSIYAEETYKNLIDSVKSKLSEFRRYSMEVDEKEDYNLVKRNLLKLGEDKLLGIFVPESYGGRGLDFRAFSFFTEELSRHCTSTAFSYIAHILSISSILFGGSEEQKRELLPVMSREKIGAFALAEPQAGSDVSSIRTNAVKKGGKYIINGEKRFITNAYISDYLILFAKTDPERGNKGLSAFIIDSKRQGVKISEPQPKMGMRGAPVSQISFKDVEASEEELIGKENEGFKIAMKSLDIGRIGASSISLGISKRALEVSLSFAKSRVQFNQPIADFEGIQFKLADMYAKMKAAEALTYHVSYMLDRGRAEPSDIATAKLFSSEAVNYIVSEALQIFGGFGYIRGAEVERLYRDARILSIGEGTSEIQKIIIARKLLRE encoded by the coding sequence TTGGAAAGTAGTATATATGCTGAAGAAACTTACAAAAATCTTATAGATTCTGTAAAGAGTAAGCTGAGCGAGTTCCGAAGATATTCCATGGAGGTTGATGAGAAGGAAGACTATAATCTAGTGAAGAGGAATCTGCTAAAACTAGGGGAAGATAAGCTTTTGGGGATTTTCGTCCCAGAAAGCTATGGCGGAAGAGGACTGGATTTTAGGGCTTTCTCATTTTTTACAGAAGAGCTTTCCAGGCACTGCACGTCTACTGCTTTTTCCTATATTGCTCATATCCTTTCCATATCAAGCATACTCTTTGGAGGCAGTGAGGAGCAGAAGAGAGAGCTCCTTCCTGTAATGTCAAGAGAGAAGATAGGAGCTTTTGCCCTCGCTGAGCCACAAGCTGGTTCAGACGTGAGTAGCATAAGGACCAATGCTGTAAAGAAAGGAGGAAAATATATTATAAACGGAGAAAAAAGGTTCATTACAAATGCGTATATTTCAGATTACCTCATTCTTTTCGCGAAGACAGATCCCGAAAGGGGAAACAAGGGACTCAGCGCCTTTATTATAGACTCGAAGAGGCAGGGTGTAAAGATCTCTGAGCCGCAGCCAAAAATGGGAATGAGAGGTGCACCGGTTTCACAGATATCTTTTAAAGACGTGGAAGCTTCAGAAGAAGAATTAATAGGAAAGGAAAATGAAGGATTTAAGATTGCTATGAAATCTTTAGATATAGGAAGAATAGGCGCCTCTTCAATCTCTCTAGGCATTTCAAAGAGGGCATTAGAGGTCTCTCTCAGCTTTGCAAAAAGCAGAGTGCAATTTAATCAGCCAATAGCGGATTTCGAGGGAATTCAATTTAAGCTCGCAGATATGTATGCTAAAATGAAAGCAGCTGAAGCCTTAACTTATCATGTCTCATACATGCTGGATAGGGGTCGCGCTGAACCGTCAGATATAGCAACAGCAAAGCTGTTCTCAAGCGAAGCTGTAAACTATATTGTGAGCGAAGCGCTTCAGATTTTTGGAGGTTTCGGTTATATAAGAGGGGCAGAGGTTGAAAGGCTTTATAGAGATGCAAGAATATTGAGCATTGGTGAGGGGACGAGTGAGATCCAGAAGATCATAATAGCGAGAAAGCTTCTTAGAGAATAA
- a CDS encoding electron transfer flavoprotein subunit beta/FixA family protein, translated as MEGSFKIVVLMKPVPDMEKVKFNVEKGTIERESSELVINPFDLHALEVAAQIKEKVNGTVTTISMAPPHAADALKESIARGSDRAILLSDRKFGGADTLATAYALASAIRKLGIPDLIVAGEKSVDGDTAQVPPLVAEMLGIPHASYVSKVIDIKEKAIEVITEQEAPYRVELRLPALIQVTKEVAKPRVPTLKDKLKAKKYEIEVWSADKLSDVANPDFFGLKGSPTWVSKIIVPKPKPRSKQVFNAEEGIKKIIEILSKEGVI; from the coding sequence ATGGAAGGTAGTTTTAAAATTGTAGTACTGATGAAACCAGTGCCAGACATGGAAAAAGTGAAGTTTAATGTTGAGAAGGGAACAATAGAAAGAGAATCTTCCGAACTGGTCATAAATCCATTTGATCTCCATGCATTAGAGGTCGCCGCACAAATAAAGGAAAAAGTTAACGGTACTGTAACAACAATAAGCATGGCTCCGCCACATGCCGCTGATGCATTAAAAGAAAGCATAGCTAGAGGCTCAGATAGAGCAATACTTCTTTCAGATAGAAAGTTTGGAGGAGCTGACACTCTTGCTACAGCTTATGCCTTGGCCTCTGCTATAAGAAAGCTCGGGATCCCAGACTTGATAGTAGCTGGAGAAAAAAGTGTCGACGGCGATACTGCACAAGTACCACCTTTAGTTGCTGAAATGCTCGGCATACCCCATGCGTCTTACGTTTCAAAAGTCATTGATATAAAGGAGAAAGCTATCGAAGTTATAACTGAGCAGGAAGCTCCATATAGAGTTGAGCTCAGGCTTCCAGCACTTATTCAAGTAACTAAAGAGGTTGCTAAGCCAAGGGTTCCAACGCTTAAAGACAAGCTTAAAGCTAAAAAGTATGAAATTGAGGTATGGAGTGCAGATAAGCTTTCCGACGTAGCCAATCCCGACTTTTTTGGTCTTAAAGGATCACCGACCTGGGTTTCCAAGATAATCGTGCCTAAGCCAAAGCCTAGGTCGAAGCAAGTTTTCAATGCAGAAGAAGGAATTAAGAAGATTATTGAAATACTTTCCAAGGAGGGAGTGATCTGA
- a CDS encoding electron transfer flavoprotein subunit alpha/FixB family protein, which yields MSQEDYSGFMVFAEQHDGVIHPVTFELLGKARELAEKKGSKVYAALLGYNVGSLSSELIYYGADRVYVVDSEKLKVFDVMHYKDAFLKVIEKAKPEAILMGATNTGRTLAPRISAALKTGLTADCTDLFIDEKGNFIQVRPAFSGNIFAHIGTKTKPAMATVRYRTFKAIEKDTSRKGEVEKVEYSGPDDTGYKVLEKIPREKVNISDAEVIVAVGKGLKKKEDLKIIEDLAKLLNATVGASRPLVDDDWISRDHQVGFSGNIVKPKIYIAIGISGSPQHTVGMKDSGIVISINKDPNAPIAEYSDYFIVGDLYEVVPKLIEEIKKKKGT from the coding sequence GTGAGCCAAGAAGATTATTCGGGCTTTATGGTCTTTGCTGAGCAGCACGATGGAGTTATACATCCCGTGACTTTCGAGCTTTTGGGAAAGGCTAGAGAGCTCGCTGAAAAGAAGGGAAGCAAAGTATATGCAGCGCTTTTAGGCTATAACGTCGGAAGTCTCTCGAGCGAACTCATTTATTATGGAGCGGACAGGGTTTATGTTGTTGATAGCGAAAAGTTGAAAGTGTTTGATGTAATGCACTATAAAGATGCATTTCTAAAAGTTATTGAAAAGGCAAAGCCGGAGGCTATATTGATGGGGGCAACCAATACAGGGAGAACCTTAGCTCCAAGGATTTCTGCAGCGCTGAAAACTGGTTTGACCGCTGACTGCACAGATCTGTTTATAGATGAGAAAGGAAACTTTATACAAGTTAGGCCGGCATTTTCAGGCAATATTTTTGCTCATATAGGGACGAAGACCAAGCCAGCAATGGCAACAGTTAGATACAGGACTTTTAAGGCGATAGAAAAAGATACGAGCAGAAAAGGGGAAGTGGAAAAAGTAGAGTACAGCGGACCTGATGACACTGGCTACAAGGTTTTAGAAAAAATTCCGAGAGAAAAAGTCAACATTTCAGATGCTGAAGTAATAGTTGCTGTAGGTAAAGGGCTCAAGAAAAAGGAAGATCTTAAGATAATAGAAGATCTAGCTAAGCTTTTAAATGCCACTGTTGGAGCATCGAGACCTCTTGTTGACGATGACTGGATATCTAGGGATCATCAGGTAGGATTCAGCGGCAATATAGTTAAGCCTAAGATCTATATTGCAATCGGAATATCTGGAAGTCCCCAGCACACTGTCGGGATGAAGGATTCAGGTATAGTGATCTCGATAAACAAGGATCCCAATGCGCCAATTGCCGAGTACAGCGACTACTTCATCGTGGGAGATCTGTATGAAGTTGTTCCCAAATTGATAGAAGAAATAAAGAAGAAAAAAGGCACTTAA
- a CDS encoding UPF0147 family protein: MSTANLNEEKIKNAIVMLTKVVNDVSVPRNIRRVATDAINKLKDPSLSPGVRAANAIQVLDEISQDPNMPVHTRITIWNIVSLLETVRD, from the coding sequence ATGAGCACTGCAAACCTCAATGAAGAAAAAATTAAAAATGCAATAGTTATGCTTACCAAAGTCGTCAATGATGTAAGCGTTCCTAGGAACATTAGAAGGGTTGCTACAGATGCGATAAACAAACTGAAAGACCCTTCACTTAGTCCTGGAGTGAGGGCGGCTAATGCTATCCAGGTGCTTGACGAGATAAGCCAAGATCCCAATATGCCCGTGCATACGAGAATAACGATATGGAATATAGTCAGCTTGCTTGAAACTGTGAGGGATTAA
- a CDS encoding SLC13 family permease: MKEYAKVASYIITVAFTAFATYMLHLSLQQIVSVTVLAIFIAGSFIYWNFRVAFAFLGITLLFVFNVLDIQHFINYSNIDVLTLIIAMMIVVGFLEEYKFFDWLTARIIVNFLDRPMVVIFLLLLLSFIMSSLVNEVASIIFMLAIAVRVCKYYEMNPIPLSIFLVFTTNLGSSATVIGNPIGVLIAFKAGLSFMDFMRWAFPISLLATLVTIAISRYYLEGELKKAKTVKHPEEVKNEIKRMAKFHKKLIVPTIVFFGVILGLALHHYIEEYLRLETNTMLLGMSLLGASASLFIAHDRAIDIVEKKVDWWSILYFLLLFASVGTLEYTHVSDIITSAVMSVTKGNILYIMLILSAVAGAITSVMDNVLAIAIVIPVIDSLKGVINVFPIWWAILFAGTYWGNATLIGSTANIVMAGYMDKLKKRGELERSVGMWEWIKIGVPVSAITFFLAFLLLYLQLGIMPH, from the coding sequence GTGAAAGAATACGCTAAAGTTGCATCATATATCATCACAGTCGCTTTTACCGCTTTTGCGACGTATATGCTTCACCTATCCCTCCAGCAAATTGTTAGCGTTACAGTATTAGCAATTTTTATAGCGGGTTCATTTATTTACTGGAACTTCAGAGTTGCTTTCGCTTTTTTGGGGATCACTCTTCTTTTCGTATTCAACGTCCTTGATATACAGCACTTTATAAACTACTCGAACATTGATGTATTGACACTTATAATAGCAATGATGATCGTTGTGGGGTTTTTGGAAGAGTACAAATTCTTTGACTGGCTTACCGCAAGGATAATAGTCAATTTCTTAGACAGACCAATGGTTGTAATTTTCCTCCTTCTGTTGCTATCATTTATAATGTCATCTTTAGTCAATGAAGTAGCAAGCATTATATTCATGCTTGCAATTGCTGTAAGGGTTTGTAAGTATTATGAGATGAACCCTATTCCACTGAGTATTTTTCTCGTTTTTACTACAAATTTGGGCAGTAGCGCGACTGTGATAGGAAATCCGATCGGTGTTCTAATAGCTTTTAAAGCAGGTCTTTCTTTTATGGACTTCATGAGGTGGGCTTTTCCGATCAGCCTCCTGGCTACGCTCGTTACAATAGCAATAAGCAGGTATTACCTTGAAGGCGAGCTGAAGAAGGCAAAGACGGTAAAGCATCCGGAAGAGGTTAAAAACGAGATCAAAAGAATGGCTAAATTTCACAAAAAACTTATAGTTCCTACAATAGTGTTCTTCGGAGTGATTTTAGGACTAGCGCTTCACCATTACATTGAAGAATATTTGAGGCTTGAGACGAACACAATGCTGCTTGGAATGAGCCTCCTCGGAGCGTCTGCATCTCTTTTTATAGCTCATGATAGAGCAATTGATATTGTGGAAAAGAAGGTTGACTGGTGGAGTATTTTGTACTTTCTCCTTCTGTTTGCAAGCGTCGGAACGCTTGAATATACGCATGTTTCGGACATAATTACAAGTGCAGTTATGTCTGTGACAAAAGGGAACATATTATACATAATGCTCATTTTGAGTGCAGTAGCCGGCGCGATAACGAGCGTTATGGATAATGTTTTGGCTATAGCAATAGTAATTCCTGTAATTGATTCCTTAAAAGGAGTCATAAATGTCTTTCCAATATGGTGGGCTATATTATTTGCCGGTACTTACTGGGGAAATGCAACTCTAATTGGATCAACTGCCAATATTGTCATGGCAGGATATATGGACAAGCTGAAGAAGAGGGGAGAGCTGGAAAGAAGCGTTGGAATGTGGGAATGGATAAAAATAGGCGTTCCTGTATCAGCTATAACATTCTTCCTGGCATTCTTACTATTATATTTGCAGTTAGGGATAATGCCTCACTGA
- a CDS encoding ArsR/SmtB family transcription factor, which yields MEDRKIEVPSEKLNEISKILRNIGEPNKLKILFLLKNGPLPVCVISYILGLDQTLISHLLKTLRDLGLIEYSRKGNFKLYSLSDSSIKVLDLLN from the coding sequence TTGGAAGATAGAAAAATAGAAGTGCCTTCAGAAAAGTTGAATGAAATTTCAAAAATACTCAGGAATATAGGTGAGCCAAATAAGCTTAAAATTCTCTTTCTTCTTAAGAATGGACCTCTACCTGTCTGCGTTATTTCCTATATTTTAGGTCTGGATCAAACTCTCATTTCGCACCTCTTAAAGACCTTAAGAGATTTGGGATTAATTGAGTATTCTAGAAAAGGAAATTTCAAGCTTTATAGCCTTTCTGATAGTTCAATAAAGGTCCTCGATCTGCTAAATTAA
- a CDS encoding ABC transporter ATP-binding protein: MVIEIEVKDVKVYYKSTKAIDGVSLHIKKGEVLCVIGPNGAGKSTLLRVINGILKPKIGTVYVDKRSIYEIPHKSAAKIFGYVPQKLHSFGMISVYDFVMTGRKPHIGLVPTKADDERVFKALKLVNMENFAERTLEELSGGELQRVLIARALAGEPEVLILDEPTNNLDLKHQTELLNLVKVLSNEGLIVIMSLHDLTQAYRISDKVLLMNKGKVVAFGEPSKVLRADILSRVYGVPIAILKEYKIVTTL; the protein is encoded by the coding sequence ATGGTTATAGAGATTGAAGTCAAAGATGTAAAAGTATACTATAAAAGCACAAAAGCTATTGATGGAGTTTCGCTACATATTAAGAAAGGAGAAGTGCTTTGTGTAATTGGACCAAATGGAGCTGGAAAATCTACTCTTTTGAGAGTAATAAACGGGATATTGAAGCCAAAAATTGGAACGGTTTATGTTGATAAAAGATCTATCTATGAGATCCCTCATAAAAGTGCGGCAAAGATATTTGGATATGTACCTCAAAAGTTACATTCATTTGGAATGATAAGTGTATATGATTTCGTTATGACGGGAAGGAAACCTCACATTGGTCTCGTCCCGACAAAAGCTGACGATGAGCGCGTTTTTAAAGCACTGAAGTTGGTGAACATGGAAAATTTTGCTGAAAGGACGCTGGAAGAGCTCAGCGGAGGAGAGTTGCAAAGAGTGCTGATTGCTAGGGCTTTAGCTGGAGAGCCAGAAGTTTTGATTTTAGATGAACCCACAAATAATTTGGATTTAAAACATCAAACTGAGCTTCTAAATTTAGTTAAGGTTTTGAGCAATGAGGGATTAATAGTTATCATGTCTCTACACGATCTCACACAAGCTTATCGCATTTCAGATAAGGTTCTATTAATGAATAAAGGTAAAGTAGTTGCGTTCGGAGAACCGAGTAAAGTATTAAGAGCAGATATCTTGTCAAGAGTATATGGGGTCCCGATAGCAATTTTAAAAGAATACAAAATAGTCACGACGCTCTGA
- a CDS encoding FecCD family ABC transporter permease yields MKSVVAIFKHRKQLVFFSLLLLVFLSVPLCIYLGYYKASIFEITRVIFRPDNSQLSIVVWDLRIKRILAAIIIGAILGGSGTAVQASMRNPLASPFTLGLSYAASVGVAVGLLALNEGSILRYQINIQNPFIIAFFAFIFSLIQVLIILLLAYKAGLSSISLVLSSIAISFAYQALLYLIQYFFLNEIYVSTVVFWTFGDLERISWEELKLIAIVSLLIVIPYFVYRSIDYDVIIGGDDIAKSSGINPRRLRFETIFIAALGASLATSFVGVVGFVCLLAPHISRFLVGGGHRYLMPTSMAMGSLILLWSDTLGRIIISPVTIPVGIMTSLLGVPLLIFLLIKGEKHGYRD; encoded by the coding sequence GTGAAGTCCGTAGTGGCCATCTTCAAGCATAGAAAACAACTTGTGTTTTTTTCCCTATTATTACTAGTTTTTTTATCTGTACCACTCTGCATATATCTAGGATATTATAAAGCTTCAATATTTGAAATAACTAGAGTCATTTTTAGACCTGATAATTCTCAGCTATCTATAGTTGTCTGGGACCTTAGAATTAAACGAATACTAGCTGCAATCATAATAGGAGCTATTTTAGGAGGATCGGGAACTGCTGTCCAGGCCTCTATGCGTAATCCGCTTGCCTCTCCCTTCACTTTAGGGCTATCTTATGCGGCATCCGTGGGAGTAGCTGTCGGTCTCTTAGCTCTTAACGAGGGAAGTATTTTAAGATATCAAATTAATATTCAGAATCCTTTCATAATAGCTTTTTTTGCGTTCATTTTCTCTTTAATTCAAGTACTTATCATATTGTTATTGGCTTACAAAGCGGGGTTGAGCTCCATATCGCTAGTGCTTTCTTCGATAGCGATCTCATTCGCGTACCAAGCACTTTTATACCTCATTCAGTATTTTTTCCTTAACGAAATTTACGTTTCAACGGTAGTATTTTGGACATTCGGAGACCTGGAGAGAATATCTTGGGAGGAATTAAAACTCATTGCGATCGTATCTCTATTGATAGTTATACCGTACTTTGTTTACAGAAGCATTGATTACGATGTAATTATAGGAGGGGACGATATAGCTAAATCTTCAGGCATTAATCCGAGAAGATTGAGATTTGAGACTATTTTTATAGCGGCATTAGGCGCATCTCTCGCAACATCATTTGTCGGTGTTGTGGGATTCGTTTGCCTATTAGCACCTCATATTTCAAGGTTCCTTGTTGGAGGAGGGCACAGATATCTGATGCCAACATCTATGGCTATGGGATCACTAATACTTTTGTGGTCTGACACCCTTGGAAGAATAATAATTTCTCCCGTAACGATACCTGTAGGTATAATGACTTCTCTGTTAGGTGTTCCGTTGCTCATATTTCTTTTAATAAAAGGTGAAAAGCATGGTTATAGAGATTGA
- a CDS encoding iron ABC transporter substrate-binding protein: MNVRTVVLTAVVLILIIAFCCEYFYTHNPSSAQEKVSLQRYVIDDAGRNVTLPANVSRIVAIGPGMLRLICYLNATDMLVGIEQSELQWGPTGRDYAMAYYDEFKNLTVIGPGGPGKAPNPELLLSVKPDLIIMSEIYCQFIDPDTLQREVNATVIVLDYGPAGYLDFKELNNSLTILGIALNREDRAKSLINYIQSIVDDLNNRTNNITMRPKVYVGAVSYKGAQPFTSTQSPFPPLSLLNTKSIADNYSNKTGFVSLDFEYLISEQPDVVFIDEGNLQLVKQSFESNPSPYLQLNAFRNGEVYGILPFNYYDTNIATALADAYYMGKILYPDRFKDINPAEKANEIFNEFLGKPLYQEYSAAYGGFKCLSNAFG, encoded by the coding sequence ATGAATGTAAGGACTGTTGTTCTTACGGCAGTTGTCCTTATTTTAATAATTGCCTTTTGCTGCGAATATTTCTATACCCATAATCCTTCTTCAGCTCAAGAGAAAGTTTCGCTCCAAAGATATGTAATCGACGATGCAGGAAGAAATGTAACCTTGCCTGCAAACGTCAGTAGGATAGTTGCAATCGGTCCTGGAATGCTGAGACTGATTTGCTATCTTAATGCAACGGACATGCTGGTTGGGATCGAACAGAGCGAGTTACAGTGGGGACCTACTGGAAGGGACTATGCTATGGCCTATTATGATGAATTTAAGAATTTGACGGTAATAGGTCCAGGCGGACCAGGCAAGGCACCTAATCCTGAATTACTACTAAGCGTAAAACCGGACCTTATAATAATGAGCGAAATATACTGCCAATTCATTGACCCAGATACGCTTCAGAGAGAAGTTAATGCGACAGTTATTGTCTTAGATTATGGTCCGGCCGGATATCTTGATTTTAAAGAGCTCAACAATTCTCTTACTATTTTGGGAATAGCACTAAATAGAGAAGATAGGGCAAAATCCCTAATAAACTACATTCAAAGCATAGTTGATGATCTAAACAACCGAACTAATAATATTACTATGAGGCCAAAAGTATATGTTGGAGCAGTGTCATACAAGGGAGCACAGCCATTCACGTCAACGCAGTCTCCGTTCCCCCCTTTATCGCTGTTGAACACTAAATCAATAGCCGATAACTATAGCAATAAAACGGGGTTTGTCTCCTTAGACTTCGAATACTTGATTTCTGAACAGCCGGATGTTGTGTTTATAGATGAGGGAAACCTGCAATTGGTGAAACAGAGCTTTGAAAGCAATCCGTCTCCATACCTTCAATTGAATGCCTTCAGAAATGGAGAAGTCTACGGAATTCTTCCCTTCAATTACTACGATACTAATATTGCAACAGCTTTAGCCGATGCATACTATATGGGAAAAATCTTATATCCTGATAGATTTAAAGACATTAATCCCGCAGAAAAAGCTAATGAAATTTTCAATGAGTTCCTCGGAAAACCGCTTTATCAAGAATATAGCGCTGCTTATGGAGGCTTCAAATGTCTCTCTAATGCTTTTGGGTGA
- a CDS encoding FmdE family protein yields the protein MVSKTLIEKAREFHGHICPYVVLGLRASEIAMQRLNIKKASEAETVNEDIIAIVECNNCFADGVQVATGCTFGNNGLIYMDTGKNAVTLVRRRDWKGIRVYVDSEKMKKRYFSEEASRLFEKVIARREGTSEDQERLRKLWNEIGFALRDAPEEIFKIEEVKISPVERAPIFETVKCDLCGELVMKTRAKVVNGKTLCQTCAGSCNAVVGRGIVLDFKTPFEKRL from the coding sequence ATGGTTAGTAAGACCCTTATAGAAAAAGCTAGAGAATTTCACGGGCATATATGCCCTTATGTTGTACTAGGGCTGAGAGCATCTGAAATAGCCATGCAGAGACTAAATATAAAGAAAGCAAGTGAGGCTGAAACCGTTAATGAAGACATTATTGCTATTGTCGAATGTAACAACTGTTTTGCGGACGGAGTGCAGGTCGCTACAGGTTGCACTTTTGGAAATAATGGTTTGATATACATGGATACGGGGAAAAATGCCGTAACATTAGTAAGAAGGAGAGACTGGAAAGGGATTAGAGTATATGTAGACAGTGAAAAAATGAAGAAGCGATACTTTAGCGAAGAAGCAAGCAGGCTTTTTGAGAAAGTCATAGCAAGAAGGGAAGGCACTAGTGAAGACCAAGAAAGGCTGAGAAAGCTTTGGAACGAAATAGGTTTTGCGTTAAGGGATGCACCAGAAGAGATATTCAAAATTGAGGAAGTAAAAATTTCGCCAGTAGAGAGAGCGCCAATATTTGAAACGGTTAAATGCGATTTATGCGGAGAGCTAGTTATGAAAACTAGGGCAAAAGTAGTAAATGGTAAAACTTTATGCCAGACCTGTGCTGGAAGTTGTAATGCTGTGGTTGGAAGAGGAATTGTTTTAGACTTCAAAACGCCTTTCGAAAAGAGATTATAA
- a CDS encoding XTP/dITP diphosphatase: MSTFTIYFASTNKHKFMEISKILKAYGIHVEHLEREKVEIQAESVEEIALFAGENLFLKEKKPILVDDTGLYIEALNGFPGPYAEYFLKTVGLDGLLELLKNSENRKACFKTAICFCYYDIKKIFVGELCGEIGMEKKGYFGFGYDPVFVPNGYSKTLAEMSIEEKNKISHRGIAARKFAEWFTTETLPF; the protein is encoded by the coding sequence TTGAGCACATTCACAATTTACTTCGCATCAACAAACAAACATAAATTCATGGAAATCAGTAAGATCTTAAAAGCCTACGGCATACATGTTGAACATTTAGAAAGAGAAAAAGTGGAAATCCAAGCAGAAAGCGTTGAAGAAATCGCTCTATTTGCAGGAGAAAATCTCTTCTTGAAAGAAAAAAAGCCCATTCTTGTTGACGATACCGGGCTTTACATAGAGGCACTGAACGGTTTCCCAGGTCCTTATGCCGAGTATTTTCTAAAGACGGTTGGTCTTGATGGTCTTCTTGAACTGCTAAAAAACAGTGAAAATAGAAAGGCCTGCTTTAAAACGGCAATATGTTTTTGCTATTACGATATAAAGAAAATATTTGTGGGAGAGCTCTGCGGAGAAATTGGAATGGAGAAGAAGGGATACTTCGGCTTTGGATACGACCCGGTCTTCGTTCCAAACGGATATAGCAAGACACTTGCCGAAATGAGTATTGAAGAAAAGAATAAAATCAGTCATAGAGGAATTGCAGCTAGGAAGTTTGCCGAATGGTTTACAACTGAAACCCTCCCCTTTTAA